In Actinomycetota bacterium, the following are encoded in one genomic region:
- a CDS encoding amidohydrolase, with protein MTTMDATTTADTATGGPASSGGTARTGTGIQVAGRTGAAVESDLADRRGLVDADLHIHTVHGFKDIYPYLPTAWRRRFELKRADTSMNPSTLKIKHPTDNAIRVDAAAYPGAMPASDPEFTKTDYLERYHVDFAVATSLEAAAFAVALAGPDEAAVLCSGFNDYFLEHWCEYDSRYRYALCVSVQDPIQAAAEIRRVGGHRGVAAVYMPLQNILIGNRHHYPIYEAAQEQGLPILLHLSGTEGAYQGSVEACGGIVENYSERRAGYGIIGWSNLNNLTFSTTFQRFPELRFAFIEFGFSWLMAALWRLDTTWQQLRIEVPWLTEPPTELLLRHVRFGTQPIDEPRVASDLYTLLSMMGTDWLMFTTDYPHWDGDEPETVLRRLAGDQLRQVMRANGEWMFRLS; from the coding sequence ATGACCACCATGGACGCAACGACCACCGCGGACACAGCGACTGGCGGACCCGCCTCCAGTGGCGGGACGGCGAGGACGGGCACCGGTATCCAGGTCGCGGGGCGGACCGGCGCAGCCGTGGAGTCGGACCTTGCAGACCGCCGCGGCCTGGTCGATGCCGACCTGCACATTCACACGGTCCACGGCTTCAAGGACATCTATCCGTACCTGCCGACAGCATGGCGCCGGCGTTTCGAGTTGAAGCGGGCCGACACCTCGATGAACCCGTCGACGCTCAAGATCAAGCACCCCACCGACAACGCGATTCGGGTGGATGCCGCCGCCTACCCCGGGGCGATGCCGGCGTCCGACCCCGAGTTCACCAAGACCGACTACCTCGAGCGCTACCACGTCGACTTCGCCGTGGCCACCAGCCTGGAGGCGGCGGCCTTCGCCGTCGCGCTGGCCGGTCCCGACGAAGCGGCGGTGCTGTGCTCCGGCTTCAACGACTACTTCCTCGAGCACTGGTGCGAGTACGACTCCCGGTACCGCTACGCGCTGTGCGTCTCGGTCCAGGACCCGATCCAGGCCGCCGCGGAGATCCGCCGGGTCGGCGGCCATCGCGGGGTCGCCGCGGTCTACATGCCGCTGCAGAACATCCTGATCGGCAACCGGCACCACTACCCCATCTACGAGGCGGCGCAGGAGCAGGGCCTGCCGATCCTGCTCCACCTCAGCGGCACCGAGGGCGCCTATCAGGGGTCGGTGGAAGCCTGCGGCGGCATCGTCGAGAACTACTCCGAGCGCCGGGCCGGCTACGGCATCATCGGCTGGTCGAACCTCAACAACCTGACCTTCTCCACGACGTTCCAGCGCTTCCCGGAGCTGCGGTTCGCTTTCATCGAGTTCGGATTCTCGTGGCTCATGGCGGCGCTGTGGCGGCTGGACACCACGTGGCAGCAGTTGCGCATCGAAGTGCCCTGGCTCACCGAGCCACCGACTGAGTTGCTGCTGCGGCATGTCCGCTTCGGCACCCAGCCGATCGACGAGCCGCGGGTCGCCAGCGACCTCTACACCCTGCTGTCCATGATGGGCACGGACTGGCTGATGTTCACCACCGACTATCCTCACTGGGACGGCGACGAGCCGGAGACTGTGTTGCGCCGGCTGGCCGGTGACCAATTGCGTCAGGTCATGCGGGCCAACGGCGAATGGATGTTCCGGCTGTCCTGA
- a CDS encoding class I SAM-dependent methyltransferase yields MFHAADGYDRLMGRFLPTLAPAFADAAGITAGQRVLDVGCGPGGLTRELAARVGPSQVTAIDPSAPFVAACRQRVPAATVLTGVAEELPFSDSTFDAALSSLVVGFMSDAPAGVRQMARVTRPGGVVALNFWDVLRMRSLQVFWQAAARAIGAVPNDRALVGAREGDLAELLIAAGLVDVVATEIEAVGNYDDLDDLWSGYTEGVGPIGQYVAALDAAQLRAVRAAVAEDLRQPTGPFTLRATAWVATGRVPV; encoded by the coding sequence ATGTTCCATGCTGCCGACGGCTACGACCGGCTGATGGGCCGCTTCCTGCCCACACTCGCGCCCGCCTTCGCCGATGCCGCCGGCATCACGGCCGGCCAGCGCGTGCTCGACGTCGGTTGCGGTCCCGGCGGCCTGACGCGTGAACTCGCGGCCAGAGTGGGCCCGTCGCAGGTGACCGCGATCGACCCCTCGGCACCGTTCGTCGCCGCGTGCCGACAACGAGTACCCGCCGCGACCGTCCTGACCGGCGTTGCTGAGGAACTGCCCTTCAGCGACAGCACGTTCGACGCGGCGTTGTCCTCCTTGGTCGTCGGGTTCATGTCGGACGCGCCAGCTGGAGTGCGGCAGATGGCGCGGGTGACTCGGCCTGGGGGAGTCGTCGCTTTGAACTTCTGGGATGTCTTGCGGATGCGATCGCTGCAGGTGTTCTGGCAGGCCGCTGCCCGGGCGATCGGTGCTGTTCCGAACGATCGGGCCCTGGTCGGTGCACGGGAGGGCGATCTGGCTGAGTTGTTGATCGCGGCCGGCCTCGTCGATGTGGTGGCGACTGAGATCGAGGCCGTCGGAAACTACGACGATCTGGACGACCTGTGGTCCGGGTACACCGAAGGTGTAGGGCCGATCGGTCAGTACGTCGCTGCCCTGGACGCCGCACAACTGAGGGCCGTACGAGCTGCTGTGGCGGAAGATCTCCGTCAGCCGACCGGCCCGTTCACGCTCCGCGCCACCGCCTGGGTGGCGACGGGTCGCGTCCCGGTGTGA
- a CDS encoding Lsr2 family protein produces MAKRVKVSLVDDLDGSQASETVRFAVRGTTYEIDLSAKNAAAFDSALARFISAGRKVGRGSANGRARTVTATRVDVDLAAVRAWAASNNIKVSPRGRVAASVIDAFRAAGN; encoded by the coding sequence GTGGCCAAGCGCGTGAAGGTCTCGCTTGTCGACGATCTGGATGGTAGCCAAGCCAGCGAGACCGTCCGATTTGCTGTTCGGGGTACGACGTACGAAATCGACCTTTCCGCCAAGAATGCTGCTGCTTTCGACAGTGCGTTGGCCCGCTTCATCAGCGCCGGCCGCAAGGTCGGCCGCGGCAGCGCCAACGGCCGCGCGCGGACGGTGACCGCCACTCGGGTCGATGTCGACCTCGCTGCTGTGCGCGCTTGGGCGGCGTCGAACAACATCAAGGTCTCTCCTCGGGGTCGCGTGGCCGCGTCGGTGATCGACGCGTTCCGGGCCGCCGGAAACTGA
- a CDS encoding amidohydrolase — protein MDDPIVIVSSDGHAGALMADYRPYLDAAYREEFDDFLIEWNEHGSRNFDPPALRSRLDPADVEDWTAKMVDTGRLDGFPDPNRRLQEVEKEGICAEVLFPDFGIPFELYSRGIAATLGRTYTLADDGHRQAAFRAFNRWLMDYVSAAPERFVGTAVVSWHDVDAALTDIRAAHAGGLRAIVLPEFSGARPLYHHSFEPIWNLIEELGLIVSSHAGISSTSNQQVGATEVAHPAMAARLWMPELMFRVHNILTHLIWGGVLERHPTMKVVFTEQGSGWVVPQLADMDYSYEGSYFRSDYKDLIRSKPSEYFRRQCYLGSSLFSRAEISARRTIGLDKMMLGMDFPHHEGTLVHSTQEYLRATLGAAGVPLEEARLMLGLTAAEVYGFDLERLVPVAARLGLQPDQILSEPDYELYPRGDVHRPAVLAI, from the coding sequence ATGGACGACCCGATCGTCATCGTCTCCAGCGACGGCCACGCCGGCGCCCTGATGGCCGACTACCGGCCATACCTGGACGCGGCCTACCGCGAGGAGTTCGACGACTTCTTGATCGAATGGAACGAGCACGGCTCGCGGAACTTCGACCCGCCGGCGTTGCGGTCACGGCTGGATCCGGCGGATGTCGAGGACTGGACGGCCAAGATGGTCGACACCGGCCGGCTCGACGGCTTCCCCGACCCGAACCGGCGGTTGCAGGAGGTCGAGAAGGAAGGCATCTGCGCCGAGGTCCTGTTCCCGGACTTCGGGATTCCGTTCGAACTGTATTCCCGCGGCATCGCCGCGACGCTGGGCCGGACGTACACCCTGGCCGACGACGGTCACCGGCAGGCAGCGTTCCGGGCGTTCAACCGCTGGCTGATGGACTACGTGAGTGCGGCGCCGGAGCGGTTCGTCGGGACCGCCGTGGTGAGTTGGCATGACGTCGACGCCGCGCTGACCGACATCAGAGCTGCCCACGCCGGAGGACTGCGAGCGATCGTGCTTCCCGAGTTCTCCGGTGCCCGGCCGCTGTACCACCACTCCTTCGAGCCGATCTGGAATCTCATCGAAGAGCTGGGCCTCATCGTCAGCTCGCACGCCGGCATCTCGTCGACCTCCAACCAGCAGGTGGGCGCGACCGAGGTCGCGCATCCCGCCATGGCAGCGCGATTGTGGATGCCGGAGTTGATGTTCCGCGTCCACAACATCCTGACGCACCTCATCTGGGGCGGCGTGCTGGAGCGGCATCCGACCATGAAGGTGGTCTTCACCGAGCAGGGATCGGGCTGGGTGGTGCCGCAGCTGGCCGACATGGACTACTCGTACGAGGGCAGTTACTTCCGCAGCGACTACAAGGATCTGATCCGCTCCAAGCCCAGTGAGTACTTCCGCCGTCAGTGCTACCTGGGCTCGTCATTGTTCTCCCGAGCCGAGATCAGTGCGCGCCGCACCATCGGCTTGGACAAGATGATGCTGGGGATGGACTTCCCCCACCATGAGGGCACGCTGGTCCACTCGACCCAGGAATACCTTCGAGCCACGTTGGGCGCCGCCGGCGTCCCGTTGGAGGAGGCCCGGTTGATGTTGGGCCTGACCGCGGCCGAGGTCTACGGCTTCGACCTCGAGCGGCTCGTGCCGGTCGCGGCCCGGCTGGGCCTGCAACCCGACCAGATCCTCTCCGAGCCGGACTACGAGCTCTATCCACGCGGCGACGTCCACCGGCCCGCCGTGCTGGCGATTTGA
- a CDS encoding SDR family NAD(P)-dependent oxidoreductase, giving the protein MRLAVTEGPAPGRRAGGVAVVLGAAGGLGEGVARRLADDGMRLVLADVDRAPVHDLADDLAAAGHPEVLALRTDVTSTADVTALRDAAVDRYGEVNLVFNTIGVTTIGPFWKLKRGDWDWVMSVNLAGALNVTEAFLPQFVDTDQGQLIHTSSTTAVAPGRGNAAPYVASKAALVALCEGLQQDLWAAGSQVTVHVAFPGTVQSEIATSERNRPAEFGPPSMDPADVARLRAHSQTAGLPGTTVAANLLGELDEGRFYLFGHDTDRQVAASRYEDITSGILSREAQPGSFDVRMALTESPGR; this is encoded by the coding sequence TTGAGGCTTGCGGTGACCGAGGGCCCGGCACCAGGCCGACGCGCGGGCGGCGTCGCGGTGGTCTTGGGTGCTGCCGGCGGTCTCGGCGAAGGGGTCGCCCGCCGGCTCGCGGACGACGGCATGCGGCTGGTGCTGGCCGACGTCGACCGGGCGCCGGTGCACGACCTGGCCGACGACCTGGCCGCCGCCGGTCACCCGGAGGTCCTGGCACTGCGGACCGACGTCACCTCGACCGCGGACGTCACGGCATTGCGGGACGCCGCGGTCGATCGGTACGGCGAGGTGAACCTCGTCTTCAACACGATCGGCGTGACCACCATCGGCCCGTTCTGGAAGCTCAAGCGCGGCGACTGGGACTGGGTCATGTCAGTCAACCTGGCGGGCGCGCTGAACGTCACCGAGGCGTTCCTGCCGCAGTTCGTCGACACCGATCAGGGACAGCTGATCCACACGTCCTCGACGACGGCGGTGGCGCCGGGCCGCGGCAACGCCGCGCCGTACGTCGCGAGCAAGGCCGCCCTGGTGGCCCTGTGTGAGGGCCTGCAGCAGGATCTGTGGGCTGCCGGTTCGCAGGTCACGGTGCACGTCGCCTTCCCCGGTACCGTGCAGTCCGAGATCGCCACGTCCGAACGGAATCGGCCTGCCGAGTTCGGTCCGCCGAGCATGGACCCGGCCGACGTCGCGCGGCTGCGAGCACATTCGCAGACCGCGGGTCTGCCCGGCACGACCGTGGCGGCGAATCTGCTCGGTGAACTCGACGAGGGCCGGTTCTACCTGTTCGGGCACGACACCGATCGGCAGGTCGCTGCCAGCCGGTACGAGGACATCACCAGCGGCATCCTGTCGCGGGAAGCGCAGCCCGGCAGTTTCGACGTCCGGATGGCCTTGACCGAATCGCCGGGACGCTAG
- a CDS encoding cysteine hydrolase, with the protein MYEFRGREVLTTVEEMVDPRHAALLVYDATYASCGDSFTTGSFMRAVPDMLPRWERIIEAARQAGVPVIYTRVLLCLDAYSGPFLRYLSKFVKDPTEGIPWVETEDRGPENQIVKEIAPQPGDIVMEKYFNNAYTGTAFDQILKSRGIKTIVQTGISTESGIENNARWAIIAGYYPVIVTDCVNSGYPEMHASSLRYMERSADLATADEIIEIWSRHSS; encoded by the coding sequence ATGTACGAGTTTCGTGGTCGTGAGGTGCTGACGACCGTCGAGGAAATGGTCGATCCGCGACACGCGGCCCTGCTGGTCTACGACGCGACGTACGCCTCGTGCGGCGACAGTTTCACGACGGGCTCGTTCATGCGTGCAGTCCCGGACATGCTGCCGCGCTGGGAACGCATTATCGAAGCGGCCCGGCAGGCCGGCGTACCGGTCATCTACACCCGTGTTCTGTTGTGCCTGGATGCCTACTCCGGCCCATTCCTCCGGTACCTGTCGAAATTCGTCAAGGATCCGACAGAAGGCATTCCGTGGGTCGAGACCGAGGATCGCGGTCCGGAGAATCAGATCGTCAAGGAGATCGCGCCGCAGCCGGGCGACATCGTGATGGAGAAGTACTTCAACAACGCCTATACCGGTACGGCGTTCGACCAGATCCTGAAGTCGCGCGGGATCAAGACCATCGTGCAGACCGGGATCAGCACGGAGTCCGGGATCGAGAACAACGCCCGCTGGGCGATCATCGCCGGCTACTACCCGGTGATCGTGACCGACTGCGTCAACTCCGGCTATCCGGAGATGCACGCCTCGTCGCTGCGGTACATGGAGCGGTCGGCCGACCTGGCCACGGCCGACGAAATCATCGAGATCTGGTCGCGGCACTCATCGTGA
- a CDS encoding glutathione peroxidase, whose translation MDVPAVLTAAGPIERVAVPSVHDFTVTAADGRQVPLTEYKGQVLLIVNVASKCGLTPQYEGLESLYRAKAPLGLQLLGFPCNQFKGQEPGTDADIQAFCSTTYDVTFPVFAKIDVNGPDADPLYEYLRSEAPGDFGPSYGSFYDSISKIRPDAVGTDEVKWNFSKFLVGRDGTVIKRYEPPVLPDAIATDLDNYL comes from the coding sequence ATGGATGTTCCGGCTGTCCTGACGGCGGCCGGGCCGATCGAGAGGGTTGCAGTGCCCAGTGTGCACGACTTCACCGTCACCGCCGCCGATGGTCGCCAGGTCCCACTGACCGAATACAAGGGACAGGTCCTGCTCATCGTCAATGTCGCAAGCAAGTGCGGGTTGACTCCCCAGTACGAAGGCTTGGAGTCGCTCTACCGCGCCAAGGCACCGCTGGGCCTGCAGCTCCTCGGCTTCCCGTGCAACCAGTTCAAAGGACAGGAGCCTGGCACCGACGCGGACATCCAGGCGTTCTGCTCGACGACGTACGACGTCACCTTCCCGGTGTTCGCCAAGATCGACGTGAACGGCCCCGACGCCGACCCGCTGTACGAGTACCTTCGCAGCGAAGCGCCGGGCGACTTCGGTCCGTCGTACGGCTCGTTCTACGACAGCATCTCGAAGATCCGCCCGGATGCGGTCGGGACCGACGAGGTCAAGTGGAACTTCTCCAAGTTCCTCGTCGGACGCGACGGGACGGTCATCAAGCGTTACGAGCCGCCGGTGCTGCCGGACGCCATCGCGACCGACCTCGACAACTACCTCTAG
- a CDS encoding SDR family oxidoreductase has product MEPGRPGDVGQPLPATFRHQRLHRRARDAPADHRREQGELTGEAGDPVAPPAAFSIDGLVIGVTGAGKGIGRGIASQAVAAGARVFACSRTAADLASLQAEVAEFPGQCATTVLDLSEPDAATAFADFGVQTYGRIDAVVNNVGGNLTKAALDYTAAELDGLYALNLRSTYLCCLAAARVMIDQQIAGSIVNISSRGSLVASPWVTPYSAMKAGVNHLTRSLAVEWAEHGIRVNGVAPGATLTPALQGHVDSTGVSLESLGARVPLGRRANTVDDVVFPVLFLLSPAASMITGQLVAVDGGSSL; this is encoded by the coding sequence GTGGAGCCTGGGCGACCTGGTGATGTGGGACAACCGTTGCCTGCAACATTTCGCCATCAACGACTACACCGAAGAGCGCGTGATGCACCGGCTGACCATCGCCGAGAGCAGGGCGAGCTGACCGGCGAAGCCGGCGACCCGGTGGCGCCACCGGCGGCCTTCAGCATCGACGGCTTGGTCATCGGGGTGACCGGCGCAGGCAAGGGCATCGGTCGCGGTATCGCCAGCCAGGCTGTGGCGGCCGGTGCCCGGGTGTTCGCCTGCAGCCGCACGGCGGCCGACCTGGCGAGCCTGCAGGCGGAGGTCGCCGAGTTTCCCGGCCAGTGCGCCACCACGGTGCTGGACCTCAGCGAGCCGGACGCTGCGACCGCATTCGCCGACTTCGGTGTGCAGACGTACGGCCGGATCGACGCCGTGGTGAACAACGTCGGCGGCAACCTGACGAAGGCGGCGCTGGACTACACCGCGGCCGAACTGGACGGCCTCTACGCGTTGAACCTCAGAAGCACCTACCTGTGCTGTCTGGCGGCCGCGCGCGTCATGATCGACCAGCAGATCGCCGGATCGATCGTCAACATCAGTTCACGGGGCAGTCTGGTGGCCTCGCCCTGGGTGACGCCGTACAGCGCCATGAAGGCCGGCGTGAATCACCTGACCCGGAGCCTGGCGGTCGAATGGGCCGAGCACGGCATCCGGGTCAACGGCGTCGCCCCCGGCGCGACCCTGACGCCGGCACTGCAAGGGCACGTCGACAGCACGGGCGTGTCCCTGGAGAGCCTGGGAGCGCGGGTCCCGCTGGGCCGCCGGGCGAACACCGTCGACGACGTGGTGTTCCCGGTGCTGTTCCTGCTCTCGCCTGCCGCGTCGATGATCACCGGACAGCTCGTGGCCGTGGACGGCGGATCGTCCCTGTGA
- a CDS encoding DUF2079 domain-containing protein, giving the protein MAEAGRSALETSGDGSADLTGPQDRRSLLRRAARGIRTAVRLPITWLVAAFFVLYSIYAVSRHLTYLTSGYDLGIFDQAVQRYSQLEAPIVPLKGVDYNIFGDHFHPIISLLSPLYWIWDDPRTLLIAQAALVAGSIIPVWAFARRRFTAVPALFVAAAYALSWPLQGMIDFDFHEIAFAIPLIALVIYLIDIHRYGLCLVTGAVLLLVREDMGALVVFVGILLLLRRRWWEGAVAVGLGLAGYVIATAIVLPAFSPTGQFAYWSYDALGPNLPSALGYVVRHPFETLRLAVTPSAKVVTLLWLLVPTGLLALLSPYLLLTVPFLAQRFLSSRYQLWGTEFHYSSVMAPIVAMAATDGAARLVRRWPRLRALPLVWSSAALAVACAGTVFVHAQFPFGRLLTGAAWAQTDRTRAISAILPMVPAGECVETDDRIAPQLTHRNYVSLPGIADDLATWLVLDLGQTETGYLGPTPQAFMEKSQQEGFTVVQKAGDIVLLHRESPVSPLCSAQS; this is encoded by the coding sequence TTGGCGGAGGCTGGGCGATCCGCCCTTGAGACCAGCGGTGACGGCTCTGCCGATCTGACCGGCCCACAGGATCGACGGTCCCTGCTTCGGCGGGCCGCTCGCGGCATCCGTACAGCAGTCCGGTTGCCGATCACGTGGCTGGTTGCCGCTTTCTTCGTGCTCTACTCGATTTACGCCGTCTCCCGCCATCTGACGTACCTCACGTCCGGCTACGACCTGGGCATCTTCGATCAAGCGGTGCAGCGATACTCGCAACTCGAGGCGCCGATCGTGCCGCTCAAGGGTGTCGACTACAACATCTTCGGCGACCACTTCCACCCGATCATCTCGTTGCTCTCGCCGCTGTACTGGATCTGGGACGATCCGCGGACGCTGCTGATCGCCCAAGCCGCGCTGGTAGCCGGGTCGATCATCCCGGTCTGGGCCTTCGCTCGACGGCGGTTCACGGCGGTTCCGGCTCTCTTCGTCGCGGCTGCCTACGCCCTGTCCTGGCCGCTGCAAGGCATGATCGACTTCGACTTCCACGAGATCGCCTTCGCCATCCCGCTCATCGCCCTGGTCATCTACCTGATCGACATTCATCGGTACGGCCTCTGCCTGGTGACCGGCGCCGTCCTGCTGCTCGTGCGCGAGGACATGGGCGCCCTGGTCGTGTTCGTCGGGATCCTGCTCTTGCTGCGGCGACGGTGGTGGGAGGGCGCGGTCGCCGTCGGCCTCGGCCTCGCGGGCTACGTGATCGCGACAGCGATCGTGCTCCCGGCCTTCTCGCCGACCGGGCAGTTCGCCTATTGGAGCTACGACGCACTGGGGCCCAATCTTCCCAGTGCCCTCGGGTATGTCGTACGGCATCCGTTCGAGACGCTGCGCCTCGCGGTCACGCCGTCGGCCAAGGTCGTCACCCTCCTCTGGCTGCTGGTGCCGACCGGCCTGCTGGCCCTGTTGTCGCCCTATCTGCTGCTGACTGTGCCGTTCCTCGCACAGCGATTCCTCAGCTCCCGCTACCAGCTCTGGGGAACGGAGTTCCACTACTCGTCGGTCATGGCGCCGATCGTCGCCATGGCTGCCACCGACGGTGCCGCTCGGCTGGTACGGCGGTGGCCCAGGCTGCGTGCGCTGCCGTTGGTGTGGTCGTCCGCGGCTCTGGCGGTGGCCTGCGCCGGGACGGTCTTTGTCCACGCCCAGTTCCCGTTCGGCCGGCTGCTGACCGGCGCGGCCTGGGCGCAGACGGATCGCACGAGGGCGATATCGGCGATTCTGCCCATGGTCCCGGCCGGTGAATGTGTGGAGACCGACGACCGGATCGCGCCGCAATTGACCCACCGCAACTACGTGTCGCTGCCCGGGATTGCCGACGACCTGGCCACCTGGCTCGTCCTGGACCTGGGGCAGACCGAAACTGGATATCTCGGGCCGACTCCGCAGGCGTTCATGGAGAAGTCACAGCAAGAGGGCTTCACTGTCGTACAAAAAGCTGGGGATATCGTGTTGCTCCATCGCGAATCACCAGTGAGTCCTCTATGCTCTGCGCAGTCATGA
- a CDS encoding TauD/TfdA family dioxygenase, which yields MTITRIGGALGARVDGLDLAHDVSEQTMDQLRAAFAEHQLLVFPGQAHISAAQQAAFARRWADPYLTPDEVSPPCVDGVVEVMELRTAANTKALTDQWHSDNSYAADPPWATFLISRQIPAAGGDTMWANQYAAFDSLSDELKRVLRELKAVHCFDNGRNTLVAAGLSLTDPGGVHPVVRVIPQTGREALFLNERFASHFVGMTWAESRPLMDYLTQRSVHPNFTYRHRWSLGDLVMWDNRCLQHFAINDYTEERVMHRLTIAESRAS from the coding sequence ATGACGATCACCCGCATCGGGGGCGCGCTGGGAGCTCGAGTCGACGGCCTGGACCTGGCGCACGACGTCAGCGAGCAGACGATGGACCAGCTGCGCGCCGCGTTCGCCGAACATCAGTTGCTCGTTTTTCCCGGTCAGGCCCATATCAGCGCCGCGCAACAGGCGGCCTTCGCCCGGCGGTGGGCTGACCCCTACCTGACTCCCGACGAGGTGTCGCCACCCTGCGTTGACGGCGTCGTCGAGGTCATGGAACTGCGTACGGCGGCCAACACCAAGGCCCTGACCGATCAATGGCACTCCGACAACAGCTATGCCGCCGACCCGCCCTGGGCGACGTTCCTCATCTCGCGGCAGATTCCGGCCGCAGGCGGGGACACCATGTGGGCCAACCAGTACGCGGCGTTCGACTCGCTGTCCGACGAACTGAAGCGCGTGCTGCGGGAACTCAAGGCGGTTCACTGTTTCGACAACGGCCGCAACACACTGGTCGCGGCGGGGCTGAGCTTGACCGATCCCGGCGGCGTGCACCCAGTGGTCCGAGTCATCCCGCAGACAGGTCGAGAAGCCCTCTTCCTTAACGAGCGGTTCGCCTCCCACTTCGTCGGGATGACGTGGGCGGAGAGCCGTCCGCTCATGGACTACCTGACTCAGCGCAGCGTCCATCCGAACTTCACCTACCGGCACCGGTGGAGCCTGGGCGACCTGGTGATGTGGGACAACCGTTGCCTGCAACATTTCGCCATCAACGACTACACCGAAGAGCGCGTGATGCACCGGCTGACCATCGCCGAGAGCAGGGCGAGCTGA
- a CDS encoding MarR family transcriptional regulator, giving the protein MTEGSGATERSAENGRPIPRLLQSARGAYRDAIRQGLDAGGFDNLPWNGFHALDKRNSEVSPAELMNELGISKQAASQLIDTLVVRGYLDRAINPDDRRRMTIRLTDRGKAAAAAIASAVQAVDDELARRVTPTDLVGLRSGLAALCDIRESLGISRADG; this is encoded by the coding sequence GTGACCGAGGGCAGTGGGGCGACCGAACGCAGCGCAGAGAACGGGCGGCCGATCCCGCGGCTGCTGCAGTCGGCCCGCGGCGCGTACCGCGACGCGATCCGGCAAGGCCTGGACGCCGGTGGCTTCGACAATCTGCCGTGGAACGGCTTTCACGCGCTGGACAAGCGCAACAGTGAGGTGTCGCCGGCCGAGCTCATGAATGAGCTGGGCATCAGCAAGCAGGCCGCAAGCCAACTGATCGACACCTTGGTGGTGCGCGGCTACCTGGATCGTGCGATCAATCCGGATGACCGCCGTCGGATGACGATCCGGCTCACCGATCGTGGCAAGGCGGCCGCCGCTGCCATCGCCAGCGCGGTTCAAGCAGTCGACGACGAATTGGCCCGCCGAGTCACCCCGACCGACCTGGTCGGGCTTCGTTCCGGGCTGGCCGCGTTGTGCGATATCCGAGAGTCGCTCGGTATCTCGCGCGCGGACGGCTGA